The genomic segment CCAGAACGTACGCGATCCAAGCCGCGATCTGCGCCATCTCGCTTTCCTTCATGCCACGGGAGGTGAGCGCCGGCGTTCCGATGCGAAGGCCGGACGTCACGAACGGTGAACGTGTCTCCCCGGGTACCGTGTTCTTGTTCACGGTGATTCCGGAAGCCTCGAGCGCCGCCTCGGCTTCCTTGCCCGTCAGCTCGTCGTGGCTCGGCCGGAGATCCACGAGTAATAGGTGGGTGTCCGTGCCTCCGCTGACGAGGTGAAAGCCCCGCTCCACGAGGCCTTCTCCCAGCGCCTTCGCGTTGGCGACGATCTGCTCGGAGTAGTCGCTGAATTCAGGCTGCAGCGCTTCGAGCAAGGCCACCGCCTTAGCCGCGATCACGTGCATGAGGGGACCGCCCTGCATGAACGGGAAGACCGACTTGTCGATCGCCTTGGCGTGCTCTGCGCGGCAAAAGATCAGGCCGCCGCGGGGGCCCCGCAGCGTTTTGTGCGTCGTGGTGGTCACGACGTCGGCGTGCGGAATCGGCGTGGGGTGGTGTCCCGTCGCCACGAGACCTGCGATGTGCGCCATGTCGACCAGGAAGCGTGCGTCGACTTCCCGCGCGATTTCCGAGAAGGCGGCGAAGTCGATCGTGCGCGGGTACGCGCTCGCCCCGGCAATGATCATCTTCGGACGCTCGGCGTGCGCCTGGTCTCGAAGCTCATCGTAGTCGATGCGCCCGTCCTCTTCCCGTACTCCGTACGCGACAACCTCGAAGAGGCGGCCGCTGAAGTTCACCGGCGAGCCGTGCGTGAGATGACCGCCGTGACTGAGGTTCATCCCCAGGATCTTGTCCCCGGCCTCCAGGAAAGAGAAGTACGCCGCCATGTTGGCCTGCGCGCCCGAGTGCGGCTGCACGTTGACATGCTCCGCACCGAACAGCCGTTGGGCTCGGTCGCGGGCCAAATCCTCGGCGACGTCGACGAATTCGCAGCCGCCGTAGTACCGCTTCGATGGCAGACCCTCCGCATACTTGTTCGTCATCACGGTGCCCATCGCCTCAAGCACGGCCTCCGAGACGAAGTTCTCGCTCGCGATGAGCTCCAAGCCGTCGGCCTGCCGCCGGGCCTCGGAGATGATCGAGTCGAAGACGGCTGGGTCGGTCTTCTTCAGGCTGTCCATCATGACCGGCTGTCCATCACGAGAGGACCGTCCATCACGTGCGGAATGTCCGTTGCAGATGCCTGGCCTCCAAGATGCGCGCCTCCGCAACCTTGTTGGCCGCCACGTGCGGAGGAATCCCGTCGGTCCTGGCAAGCTCGAAAATGCGGAGAAGCGTGCCGTAGATCTCCCCGGCCTTCCATTTGCTGCGATCCGCGGTCCAGTCGTTCAGCTCTCCATATACGTTGATGAGTCCACCGGCATTGATCACGTAGTCGGGCGCGTACAGAATGCCCCGCTCGTGGAGCGCCGGCCCGTGAATCGGCCCGCGTGCCAACTGGTTGTTTGCGGCTCCCGCGACGATGTCGACTTGGAGCAAGTCGATCGTGTCGTCATTGACGACCGCGCCCAAAGCGCAGGGGGCGAAGATGTCGGCATCGACGGCATAGATGTCGTCCGCGGCAACTGCCTTGGCCCCGAACTCCTCGGTGACCCGCGCCACGCGCTCCGGATCGATGTCGGCGACCGTGAGCCTGGCGCCTTCCTGCGCCAAATCCTCGCACAGGTAGTAGCCGACATGGCCGAGGCCCTGCACCGCGACGTGACGACCGGCCAAGGAATCGTCTCCGTACTTGATCGCTGCACACGCCTTGATGCCACGGTACACCCCGTACGCGGTAACCGGAGACGGATCGCCCGAGCGTCCGTGCCGGCCGACCACGTATTCGGTCTCCATGCTGATGTATTCCATGTCGTCCGGCGACGTCCCCACGTCTTCGGCGGTGATGTAGCGGCCGTGCAGCGAGTCGACCGCACGGCCGTGCGCTCGGAAGATCATCTCCCGGTCTGCCAGGCGGTTGTCCCCCCAGATGACCGACTTGCCACCGCCGAGGTTGAGCCCGGCGATCGCTGCCTTGTACGTCATCCCTCGCGAGAGCCGGAGCGCGTCGATGACCGCGTCTCGATCGTTCTCGTAGTTCCAGTAGCGGGTTCCGCCCAGCGCCGGTCCCATGGTGGTATCGTGGATCGCGATGATGCCTCTATATCCGAGGTCGGGATCGTTCCAGAACACGAGCTGCTCGTGCTTCTTCTCTGACATCAAGTCGAATATGTCCATTCTCGCTATGCGCTCACGCGTTCCGGGTTTTGGTGCCAGAAGGCTGTTGAAGAGGTACAGCGGGCCGCCACCCGTGCCTAGGCACGGGTCCCCGGGTGGCCACGGCCCCAGAGGGGAACCCGCGCCGCCGGCGCGGGTCGCGGGGCTTCGAAGGCATAGCCGTCGCGGGCACCGCCGCCGAAGGCGGTGGTCCGAGAAGCTCCAACGACGGAGATGGGGCCGTGCCACCGCAACCCACACACTCGTATGTCCTTTCAGCCATGGTGTTGGGCACATGGCGACCAACGCTTTCGCGTCGGTGCCCGCGCGGTTGATCCATCGTCTCTCCTCGTCGGACCACCGCCTTCGGCGGCGGTGCCCGCTCGGCTACGACTCCTCGTCGTTCCTTGCCTGAACGCGCGCAAGCACCATGTGCGCGGCCCACTGTACCTCTTCAACAGCCTTCTAGTCGCTCGCCGCGTCCCGCAGCACTTCGCGGGCGATCACCACTCTCATGATCTCGTTGGTTCCTTCGTAAATCTCGGTGCCCTTGGCATCTCGCAGAAGCTGCTCGACCGGATAGTGACGCATGTAGCCGTACCCGCCAAAAATCTGAATCGCTTCGTCCGCAGACCAGGTCGCGGCCTCCGAGGCAGCGAGCTTCGCGATCGCCGCGCGGCTCGTTACCCCGTCGGTGCCGGTGCGGGAATGCCCCGATCCGCGGTTGGCCGCCTCGATGGCAGCGCCAGCGTGGTGGGCCAGTAGCCGCGCTCCTGTGAGCTTGCGCGCCATCTCCGCGAGCTTCGCCTGGGTCGCGCCGAAGTCCGCGATCGCCCGCCCGAACTGCTTGCGCTCCAACGCGTACTTGGCTGCATGCTCCAGGGCAGATCGCCCGATGCCCACCGCCTGGGCCGCGATGCCGGCGCGGCCGAGGTCGAGAGCTTCCAACGCGTAGGGGAGTC from the Gemmatimonadota bacterium genome contains:
- a CDS encoding serine hydroxymethyltransferase → MDSLKKTDPAVFDSIISEARRQADGLELIASENFVSEAVLEAMGTVMTNKYAEGLPSKRYYGGCEFVDVAEDLARDRAQRLFGAEHVNVQPHSGAQANMAAYFSFLEAGDKILGMNLSHGGHLTHGSPVNFSGRLFEVVAYGVREEDGRIDYDELRDQAHAERPKMIIAGASAYPRTIDFAAFSEIAREVDARFLVDMAHIAGLVATGHHPTPIPHADVVTTTTHKTLRGPRGGLIFCRAEHAKAIDKSVFPFMQGGPLMHVIAAKAVALLEALQPEFSDYSEQIVANAKALGEGLVERGFHLVSGGTDTHLLLVDLRPSHDELTGKEAEAALEASGITVNKNTVPGETRSPFVTSGLRIGTPALTSRGMKESEMAQIAAWIAYVLEAPSDEDRIAGVRGEVRDLCTAFPLYVGLAGR
- a CDS encoding Glu/Leu/Phe/Val dehydrogenase, with amino-acid sequence MDIFDLMSEKKHEQLVFWNDPDLGYRGIIAIHDTTMGPALGGTRYWNYENDRDAVIDALRLSRGMTYKAAIAGLNLGGGKSVIWGDNRLADREMIFRAHGRAVDSLHGRYITAEDVGTSPDDMEYISMETEYVVGRHGRSGDPSPVTAYGVYRGIKACAAIKYGDDSLAGRHVAVQGLGHVGYYLCEDLAQEGARLTVADIDPERVARVTEEFGAKAVAADDIYAVDADIFAPCALGAVVNDDTIDLLQVDIVAGAANNQLARGPIHGPALHERGILYAPDYVINAGGLINVYGELNDWTADRSKWKAGEIYGTLLRIFELARTDGIPPHVAANKVAEARILEARHLQRTFRT